Genomic segment of Deltaproteobacteria bacterium:
CAAGAGTTCATATCGACGGCGAGGTTTGGCACCTCGATGTCGGCTCATCGCATCCTGGGGCTGAAGCAGGTCCCAAGGGTCCGGCTGTTCGCCGGTCAATATCGGTACGTGAGCTGGGTTCAGAACGTCGTGAGACAGTTCGGTCCCTATCTGTTGTGGGCGCAGGATATTTGAGGGGAGCTGTCCCTAGTACGAGAGGACCGGGACGGACGTACCTCCGGTGTTCCAGTTGTCCTGCCAAGGGCAATGCTGGGTAGCTGCGTACGGAAGGGATAACCGCTGAAAGCATCTAAGTGGGAAGCCCCACCCAAGATAAGATATCCCGTGTCATAAGATACATAAAGGTCACTTGGAGACTACAAGTTTGATAGGCCGGGTGTGTAAGTCCAGTAATGGATTGAGCTTACCGGTACTAATTGACCGTTCGGCTTGACCATAACTTTTAATATGAGTTTTTAGCGTTCTACCCTATTCAAATGTTAAAGAACAGTGAGATGTAAGATTACTATCACATCCTTCATCCGCACACCTTTTTAAACACGGGGATAGAATTCCCGGTGCTTGTGCGATGGGGCAACACCCGTTCCCATCCCGAACACGTAAGTTAAGCCCATCAGCGCCGATGGTACTATGCGGGCAACTGCATGGGAGAGTAGGTCAGTGCCGGGAATTGTGTTTCTGTGTAAAAAGGTGTGCGGTAGGCACAGGAGATAAGCCCTTTGCGGCAATAGGTCATATACAGACAGATGCAGGATTTAATCCTGATTATCCGCCGCCCATTATCACCTCTCCCATTTTAAAGATAGGCAAATATATTGCTATAACAAGTCCACCTACTATAATTCCGAGAAAGGTTATAAGGAGAGGTTCTATGGTTGACATAAATGCGTCAACTGCCACATCCACCTCGTCTTCATAGAAGTCTGCTATTTTATTCAACATTACATCAAGTGCTCCTGCTGTTTCTCCAATGCTCACCATTTGCACTACCATAGGAGGAAAGACCTTAGTTTCTGCAAGAGGTTCAGAAAGGGTCTTGCCGCGGCTCAAGGCGGTTCTTGTGTTTATGGCTGCCTCTTCAATAATCTTGTTTCCTGATGTCTTTGCAACCACCTCCAGTGCTTCAAGTATTGGCACCCCGCTGGATACCATTGTCCCGAGTGTTCTGGTAAATCTTGCAATTGCTGCCTTTTTTATAAGCGGGCCAAATACTGGAAATTTTAAATATATATTGTCTGTAAGATGCCTGCCTTTTGGATTTTTTCGTATCTGTCTATACATCGTTATAATGCCTACTGCACCAATAATAATAAGGTACCACGAATTCTTTAACCAATTACTCATGTTGATAACCACCTGTGTTGGTAAGGGAAGTAATGCGCCAAAACTTGCAAACATTGATGAGAAAACAGGGACAACATATACTAAAATAACTGTAACAACAATACATGCAATAATAATTATTATTGTCGGATATATCAACGCACCCTTAATCTTGCGTTTAATCTTTAAGGTCTTTTCCATAAATGCTGCAAGTCTTGCAAGTATCACATCAAGGATGCCTCCAATTTCACCTGCTGATACAAGATTGATATAAAGTTCGTCAAATATGTATGGATGCCTTTTTAGGGCATCTGTAAAAGTAGCACCGCTTTCAATGCTTGTCTTTATGTCAAGAAGTGCTTGTTTGAATGCCCGATTTTCCTGTTCGGCAGCGAGTATATGGAGACATTGAACAATGGGAAGTCCTGCATCTATCATTGTTGCAAACTGCCGCGTGAAAACCACTAGTTCCTTTGTTTTGACAGTCTTACCGAAACGGATGCCACTGTGTTTTTTTTCTGAGATGGTGTCAGGGATAATGTGTTGTTTTTTGAGTATTGTGTTTGCAGCAGCAAGATTTACTGCCTCTATCTTGCCCTTTTTGATCTGACCGTGAAGGGTCTTTCCCTTGTATATAAAGGTAGGCATACTGTATAATTGAACATTACCTTGTATTGGATTTCATAACATTACTGTTGGCTATCATTTGTCTAATCTCATCAGGTTCTGAACTTCTGCTTAATATTTCATCCAGTGTAACGAGCCTTTTTTGATAAAGTGTCACTAATGACTGATTCATAGTCTGCATACTAAACTTTGATTGTCCAACCTGCATCTGAGAGTATATCTGATGGATTTTATCTTCTCTTATAAGATTTCTTATCGCAGCATTTGGTATCATTATTTCAGTAGATACAACCCTTCCCATCCCGTCAGTCCTTGTCAGCAGCAGTTGAGATATAACACCTTCAAGGACAAAAGAAAGTTGTGCCCTTACCTGAGGTTGCTGGCTTGATGGGAATACATCTATTATCCTATTTATTGTCTGGACACAAGAATTTGTATGAAGGGTTGCAAAACACAGGTGACCAGTTTCTGCAATAGTTAGTGCTGTTTCAATGGTTTCAATATCTCTCATCTCTCCAAGAAGGACAACATCCGGATCCTGCCTTAGCACATGCTTTAATGCCTTTTTGAATGCAAAGGTGTCAGAACCTACCTCCCTTTGATTTACAAGTGCAGTTTTTGATTGATAGACATATTCTATAGGGTCTTCTATAGTTATTATATGATCTGACCGCGTATGGTTGATTTTATCAACCATTGCAGCAAGGGTAGATGATTTTCCGCTGCCGGTAGGTCCTGTTACAAGAACCAGCCCCCGTGGTTTTTTCGTTAACTCTTCCAAAAAAGGCGGCAGTCCAAGTTCTTGCAGTGTTTTAATCTGGAACGGGATAGTCCTGAATGCACCTGCTACAGCACCTCTTTGGACAAATAGATTACCCCTGAATCTGCTTAAGCCTTTTAAACCAAAGGAAAAATCCAGTTCGTTTTCCTGCTCAAACTTTTGCTTTTGTGACTCGGCAAGAATACTGTAGCACATTTGTTTTACATCTTGAGATGTAAGAACAGACATATTACCGATCGGAGTTAGTTTGCCATGCACCCGCAGCCGCGGTAGAGAGCCTGCAGTGAGATGCATATCAGAGGCATTATTATCTATCATTATCTTTAATAATTCCTGCATAGTAGGTTTCTTTTCAAAAGAGGTATCTGACATAGTATCTCCTGTATAAATCAGGGACATGGTATCACGCCATGTAAGGCTGTTATGATGAGAGGTCGTCTTGATCTTTTCTAAAGGATTTTACCATATTTGACAATTTTCACAAAAAGGTTATTATAATACTATGACAGCAAAGGAGAAAAGTCAACAGGACAGAACAGAAACCAGAACAAGAAAACAGCATCGTTTTGTTTCTTTGACCTTTAAATTTCTTTATGGTATAAATCCCCAAGAAAGTTTAGACAAATTTTTGTTTTATTATTCTATCCATAGGGGGGGTATTATTTTAATGACAACGAGCAGCGAATCTATAAATAATAATTTAAAAGAAGAAGAAGTGAGTTTTGCAAATTTGTATGAGGGGACTCTTACACGTGCTATAAAGGGTTTGGAGGCAGGTAAGGTTATTAAGGCAAAGGTTGTGCATGTAAATTCTGAAGTTGTGCTTGTTGACATAGGATATAAATCTGAGGGACGGATTCCTGCAAAGGAATTCCTTGACGATAACGGGAATATGGGTGTTAAGGTTGGTGATGAAATTGAAATATTAGTGGAAAGGACGGAAGACGATAACGGTTATCTTGTCCTGTCAAAGACAAAACTTGATGAAATGAGGATATGGGAACTTATTGAAGATTCCTGCAATACAGGCAGGACCATAGATGGTAAAATTACGAACAGGGTGAAAGGTGGTTTTCAGGTAAATCTTAAGGGGGTAACAGCGTTCCTGCCCGGCTCTCAGGTTGATGTTGTTCCTGTAAAAGACCATGATAAAATCGTTGGTAAGGTGCTTGATTTCAAGGTGCTGAAATTTGACAGGGTTAAGCCCAATGTCATTGTCTCCCACCGTGCTGTTGCATCTGCTGTCAGAGAGAGATTGCGGCTTGATACATTAGAAAAGATTGAAGAGGGTAAGGTTGTAGAAGGTGTTGTAAAAGGGGTCACTGATTACGGTGCATTTATAGATATTGGCGGTGTTGATGGACTTCTTCACATATCGGACATATCGTGGGCACGGATTACCCATCCGTCTCAGAGATTGTCTATCGGTGACAGAATTTCTGTAAAGGTGTTGAAATATAATCATGAGGAAGGGAAGGTATCTCTTGGATTAAAACAGACTAAGCCAGAGCCATGGTCAACTGCAAAAGAGAGGTATCAGGTAGGGACAAAGACAAAAGGCAGGGTTGTTAATACAGCAGATTATGGTGCATTTATAGAACTTGAAGAAGGCATAGAGGGTTTGCTCCATATATCAGAGATTGGCTGGTTAAAGATAAAACACCCTTCAGAAAAAATTAAGATTGGTGATACGGTTGAAGTTATGGTTCTTGATGTAGACCAGCAAAACAAAAGAATTTCGCTAACTTTAAAACAATTGGATGAAAATCCGTGGGAGAAGATGGCGAAAAAATATCCAAAGGGGAGCATGGTTAAAGGAGTTGTTAAAAATATAACCGATTTTGGCATCTTTGTCGGTGTGGAAGATGGTATAGATGGTATGGTTCATATATCAGATATTTCATGGAAGAAGATAAACCATCCGTCAGAATTGTATCAAAAAGGGCAGGAGGTAGAGGCTGTAGTTTTAAATATTGACAAGACGAATGAAAGATTTTCTTTAGGGATAAAACAATTGGAAAAAAATCCATGGATGGAGATAGATAAAAGGTATTCACCGGGAATGGTGTTAAAGGGAAGGATTAAAGGCATTACAGATTTTGGTGCATTTGTTGAGATAGAGGACGGGGTTGAAGGGCTTGTCCATATCTCTGAGTTGGACCGCCTTCGCAAAAAAGGGGTTGATGTGAAATCTGATGACGATGTTGAAATAGAGATATTAAATATTGACCCGCAAGAGAAAAAGATAGGGTTATCTATAAGGGCAGTATCCAAAGGCTCAAATAGACAACTGCCTGATTCTGAGGCGCTAACTTGAAGAAGAGGTCTGTAATAATAGGACTATTGGCAACTGTTGGTATATTTGCTGTATTTTTTCTCTTTACAGTAATAGGGCTGTTTGTTGCACAGGGCGGGAATACATTTAAGTTTGGGGATAAGATAGGTGTTGTTGAGATAACAGGTGTAATTACAGATTCAAGGTATATAAATGAAAAGATTATAGAGTATGGTGAAAGGGATGACATAAAGGCAATAATCCTGCGAATAGATTCCCCTGGCGGCGGTGTTGGTCCATCACAGGAGATTTACAAAGAAGTGAAGCGGGTTAAAGAGAAGAAAAAGGTTGTCGTCTCTATGGGGTCTGTTGCTGCATCAGGTGGGTATTATATTGCTGCTGCGGGGGAGAGGATATTCGCCAACCCCGGCACATTGACAGGGAGTATAGGCGTTGTTATGGAGTTTGCAAACATAGAGGGACTCCTTTCAAAGATAGGACTAACAGGGTATGTTGTGAAAAGCGGAGAATACAAGGATATAGGTTCGCCAGTTCGCAAGATGACAGATAAAGAAAAGAGGCTGCTCCAGTCTGTTATTGATAATGTCCACGAGCAGTTTGTACAGGCGGTTTCTGAAGGCAGGTCTATTGAGTTATCCCGGGTAAAAAATATTGCTGACGGCAGGATATTTACAGGTGACCAGGCAAAAAAATTGGGACTGGTTGATGAACTTGGCAGTCTTACTGATGCCATTGATGCTGCCGCAAAGATGGCAGGGATAAAGGGCAAACCCATTGTGATTTATCCGCAAAAAAGAGGCATGTCTCTCTGGGACATAATGTTTAGTGAAGATGCACTTTCACAAATCGTCAGGATGCTTAAAAGCAGTTATGAATTATCAACAATCAGTTATCGTTAGGTTGCAGTAAGGCTTTGTATTGCAATCTGCTGTGATTAAAACTATATATCATTAGAAGAGGAGGATATGGTCTTATGACAAAGAGCGATTTGATAGGGTGCATATCAGAAAAGGTAAAGAATTTCACACCAAGAGATGTAGAACTTATAGTGAACAGCATATTTACCAGCATGTCAGAATCTCTTATGAATGGTGAAAAGATTGAGATAAGGGGGTTTGGCAGTTTCAAGATTAAACACAGAAATGCCAGAAAGGGACGCAATCCAAAGACCGGTGCATTGGTGGACGTGCCGGCAAAAAAGGTGCCGTTTTTTAAGGTGGGGAAGGAACTAAAGGAGATGATGAATAAGGAGTAGGGATGGAAAGGATCTGGGCACCGTGGCGCATGGAGTTTATCTTGAGCAGTAAAAAAACAGAAGGGTGCATATTTTGTAAAGACTTAGAACCGCCAAAAGGACTGCTTATATACAAGGACAGTCTATCGGGAGTACTTCTCAATAAATATCCTTATAATAATGGACATCTACTTGTCTTTCCTGCAAGGCATACAGGACAGATAGAAGACCTTTCAGATGAAGAGTCCAGAGGTATCTTTTCTTTAATACAGAGGTGTATATTAATATTGAAACAGGAATTAAAGCCAGATGGTTTTAATATAGGTTTAAATCTTGGGAAGGCAGCAGGTGCCGGAATAGAAGACCATCTGCATTTTCACATCGTTCCAAGGTGGAATGGTGATAATAATTTCATGCCTGTAATTGCTGAAACAAAGGTAATGCCTGAACATCTTAATCTAACATACAATAAACTCAAACCATATTTTAACAGACTATAGTTAGTATATATCCCCGAAAATCCGTTAACCACTCATAAGGATTGGATATAAAAAAAGTTTATACCTTAATGGAGGAAGGACTGCTTGCATGATGGGTTGACGCTGAAAAATACCCATCTGCCGTGTTGTCGCTGCTGCTCAACACCTGTAGCTTGCCCATTTATGGGCGTTTTTTAAAAGCGCCGATAAATCGGCAGACTACAATGCCTTGCATCTGACCAGATTAGCGGTTCTGGGCGATTTTTGAGCGTCAATTATGGTTTTGACATCCAGGCTGAAACCTCCGATGGTGCCCCAATCCAAGTTGAGGTCAAAGGTGTGAGTGGCGAGCAAGATGTAGAACTAACAGGGAACGAAGCGGCGGCTGCAGACAGGTATAAGAAATCATTCTATTTATGCGCTGAGCTTTGACGTTAAAAAATCTATTCACCGCTTACTGCCCTCCTTGCTCTTTTCATAATATCCATTGACTGTGCGTTTGTCGGCGAATAGTTTGCAAACTCCACAAGGTTACAGTCTTTTAAAATATCCTTTAATCCATCATCAACCTTTAGCATATTCAATAACCCCATTGTTGTTAAGCCTGATGGCGGAATATGGATTCCATCACAGGCAAATTTCTTTAAGCAGTCAGCAGTCAATTTGTGAAATAGTTTAAAATCTCCTTTCCCCAAAAGTCCCAATCCCGTTATCCTGCCCAGTTCTGATAATGCAATATCTTTTGATGCCAAAACAGGTTCGGGTATCTCCATTTGTTTTGTCATCATTTTCAGATAGACAAATGCACTAATAATTACCGCTGCCATTATCACAGAGGTGCCGGCAAGAAGCCACACTGCGCTATTTCGCTTAATCTCCACTTCAATCGGTCCCTTTTCAGGCATTATCTCTTTCCCACCCTTTGGCACCACACCCTTTACAACAATCTTTATCTTTTCGCTGGATACTTCACCCTCTTTGCCTTTTGCATCTCTAAAGTAAATCGTTTGCGGCGGTGTATAAAGTTCGCCAACCGCATATGCTGCAAGCACATATTCTATCTTATAGGTTATCCTGCCTTGAGCCTCACTCCTTTCAATCCCCCTCTGACCTATAAAATCAAACGGCGTAAAATCAGGACTGTCAAGAGGAAGTTCAATATCAAGATTTTTATCAGCAGTAACATAGAGGGTATAGATAATCCTATCACCGATTAAAGCGTCATTCTTATCAACCTCTGCCTTGAGGGAAACAGAGGCATGAACTGCAGATGTAAGGGGTAAGAGGTAAGAGGTGAGAGTGAACAGACAAAAAACCCATAACCTATAACCTATAACCCATGACCTAACTTCTTGCACCTTGCCTCCTGTAAAAAAAGTCCCTTATCGGCTTTGTCCAAGTCATATCTGTCCTGACCTCTATATAAGCAAGCCCTGCATCGCTGAATATCCGCTGCCTTTCTCTCTTTTGCTTGTTTGTATTATTATGAAACCAATCCCTGAATCTTTTATCCGTTGAATCAACAACCATCTCCATGCCTGTTTCACTGTCTTTTATATCAATAAAACCAGCATCAGGCAGGGTTTCTTCAAAAGGGTCGGTCAGGACAACAGGCACAATATCATATTTCTTGGCAGCGGTTTTCAATGCAAGTTCGTAATCAATATCCATAAAATCCGAGAGCAGAAACACAAGCCCTTTTTTGATTGCAGCATGGTACAGTGCATCTATACCAACCCTTATATCCGTTCTGCTGCTATATTTCGCAGACATCAAACCTGCAAGAATAGAGAGTAGATTTTTTCTGCCCTTTTTTACAGCATGAAATATTTGAACCCTTTCTGCAAACCCGATTAAGCCAACAGGATTATTTCTTTTTATAGCAGCTATGCCGAGAAAGGCAATAACCTCAAGCATTAAATCTTTTTTCAGTCTGCCCATTGAACCGAAGTCTATTGAACCGCTCATATCTGCAAGAAACATGACAGGGAGTTCCCTTTCTTCCACAGATACTTTTACAAAAGGCTTATCCGTTCTGGCAGTTGTCTTCCAGTCAATTGCCCTTATATCGTCGCCATATTGATATTCCCGCATTTCATAAAACTCCAGACCTCTGCCTTTGAACACGCTGAAATACTCCCCTACCATAAATGAGTCCACAAGTCTTCTTGTGCGGAGTTCAAGATTTTTGATGTTTTCTAATAGTTCGTGGGATAGCATAAGATTAGGCTATTGGCTATAGGCTATGGGCTATGGGTTTTCCTATTGCCTATTGCCCATCGCCTATAGCCCCTTACCTGCCACCTATTACCTGTTTTTACGGCACCTTAACCTTACTCAATATCTCTTTAACCACATCATCTGCTGTCACGGCCTTAGCCTCTGCCTCGTATGAAAGTATGAGCCTGTGCCTTAAAACATCCGGCACAACCGCCTTTACATCATCAGGAAGCACATAACCCCTGCCCTGCAAAAATGCATTTGCCTTTGATGCCTTGTTTAAAAATATAGAACCTCTAGGGGAGGAACCGTATTCAATCATGCCTTTTAACCCAAAATCAGCACCATTTCTTGTGGCACGCACGAGCCTCACTATATAATCCTTTACAGAATCGTCCATGTAAATCGTATCAAGGATGCTTCTCGCCCTTGCGATTTCATCCTTTGTGGCTACCTTTTCAACACCTTGCAGTATATCGGATGCAACACATATCTTAAACGGATTGTATGCTGTAGAAGAAATGGACATCCTCTCCATAATCTCTTTTTCCTCTTCAATTGTCGGATAGTCAATCCGTATCTTGAACATAAACCTGTCCAGTTGCGCCTCTGGAAGTGCGTATGTGCCTTCAAGTTCTATCGGGTTCTGGGTTGCAAGTATCATAAATGGCTCATCAAGGGGATATGTGAAATCGCCAAGCGTAACCTGCCTCTCCTGCATTGCCTGAAGGAGCGCGGACTGCACCTTTGCAGGAGAGCGGTTTATTTCATCCGCAAGGACTATGTTTGCAAATACGGGCCCTTTTTTCGGAATAAACTCCCCTTGCTTGTGGTCGTATATAATCACACCGATTAAATCAGACGGCAGGAGGTCAGGTGTAAACTGAATCCTGCTAAATTGAAGGTGCATAACATCTGCAAGGGTCTTTATAGTCAGGGTCTTTGCAAGCCCGGGCACGCCTTCTATGAGTATATGCTCATTTGTCAGAAGCGCCATCAAGAGCCTGTCTATCATATGCCCATGACCGACAATGACCTTGCCAACCTCTTTTTTGATCTTTTCAAAGAATATCGCTTCCTCTTTGACTTTTTTGTTTATCTCAATATCGCTGTATGGCATTTGCCTCCCTATTCGCTTCGCTCAAATTGAAAAATGAAAATTGTAAAGTGCAAATTTTAAATTTAAAATTCCCAATCTAAAATTTGCAATTCCCAATTCAATATTCGCAAGAATATTGCCTATCCCATCCTCATAACCATCGGCTGATTAAGCATAATTATATAAATCACAGTCAAACATAAAATCATTATTGTCATAGAAACCAATCCCTTGCCTTCAAAGTCCTGCAAAGAGGTCTTATAAGTGAGATAGATTGCATAAATAAATCCAATCATTGCGAGTGCAATCTCCAGATAGTATATCATATTAAATGATATAATCGGCTCTAGTTTTAATCCCCTTGTCCCAAATAAATTCCATCCCCAGCCAAATGGATCAGATGATACTATAATAAGATTCTTTCCCTCTCCGAACAGGTGAAATACATTGTGGCTGAGATGAAAAAACAGGGCGAGGGGGATTAGAGGGTAGGCAAAGGCAATAAAGGGGTGAGGGGTGAGGGGTGAGGAGTGAGGAGTAAAAAAAACAAAGATAGAATATATAAAAATGGTAATCATCACAAATGTAAAGAGTGCAATTGTTACAAGGGCATACGGCTCTATCCCGGTATTAAGCATGATTAAATCTGTCCACTGAAACCATGGTGGTATCATTGTTATGCCGTGAAAGATGACGATTGCAAATGCAGCAAGTATCATTAAACTTTCATCCAGCTGACTGTCAGCAGGCATTGACAGTTCTCTTGTTATTGGTCTTAAATTCAATGCAATATTATCCTTTGGGCATGTCTTTATGCACTCTGTGCAAAGGACGCAGTATGTGTTTGTATCCATTGCCTCAGGGTATTCAAATACAGGACAGCCGTAGCCTTTTTCATTCCCATTTATGCAGTCCTTTGTATTGCATGCC
This window contains:
- a CDS encoding type II secretion system F family protein; its protein translation is MPTFIYKGKTLHGQIKKGKIEAVNLAAANTILKKQHIIPDTISEKKHSGIRFGKTVKTKELVVFTRQFATMIDAGLPIVQCLHILAAEQENRAFKQALLDIKTSIESGATFTDALKRHPYIFDELYINLVSAGEIGGILDVILARLAAFMEKTLKIKRKIKGALIYPTIIIIIACIVVTVILVYVVPVFSSMFASFGALLPLPTQVVINMSNWLKNSWYLIIIGAVGIITMYRQIRKNPKGRHLTDNIYLKFPVFGPLIKKAAIARFTRTLGTMVSSGVPILEALEVVAKTSGNKIIEEAAINTRTALSRGKTLSEPLAETKVFPPMVVQMVSIGETAGALDVMLNKIADFYEDEVDVAVDAFMSTIEPLLITFLGIIVGGLVIAIYLPIFKMGEVIMGGG
- a CDS encoding type IV pilus twitching motility protein PilT, with the translated sequence MQELLKIMIDNNASDMHLTAGSLPRLRVHGKLTPIGNMSVLTSQDVKQMCYSILAESQKQKFEQENELDFSFGLKGLSRFRGNLFVQRGAVAGAFRTIPFQIKTLQELGLPPFLEELTKKPRGLVLVTGPTGSGKSSTLAAMVDKINHTRSDHIITIEDPIEYVYQSKTALVNQREVGSDTFAFKKALKHVLRQDPDVVLLGEMRDIETIETALTIAETGHLCFATLHTNSCVQTINRIIDVFPSSQQPQVRAQLSFVLEGVISQLLLTRTDGMGRVVSTEIMIPNAAIRNLIREDKIHQIYSQMQVGQSKFSMQTMNQSLVTLYQKRLVTLDEILSRSSEPDEIRQMIANSNVMKSNTR
- a CDS encoding 30S ribosomal protein S1, whose translation is MTTSSESINNNLKEEEVSFANLYEGTLTRAIKGLEAGKVIKAKVVHVNSEVVLVDIGYKSEGRIPAKEFLDDNGNMGVKVGDEIEILVERTEDDNGYLVLSKTKLDEMRIWELIEDSCNTGRTIDGKITNRVKGGFQVNLKGVTAFLPGSQVDVVPVKDHDKIVGKVLDFKVLKFDRVKPNVIVSHRAVASAVRERLRLDTLEKIEEGKVVEGVVKGVTDYGAFIDIGGVDGLLHISDISWARITHPSQRLSIGDRISVKVLKYNHEEGKVSLGLKQTKPEPWSTAKERYQVGTKTKGRVVNTADYGAFIELEEGIEGLLHISEIGWLKIKHPSEKIKIGDTVEVMVLDVDQQNKRISLTLKQLDENPWEKMAKKYPKGSMVKGVVKNITDFGIFVGVEDGIDGMVHISDISWKKINHPSELYQKGQEVEAVVLNIDKTNERFSLGIKQLEKNPWMEIDKRYSPGMVLKGRIKGITDFGAFVEIEDGVEGLVHISELDRLRKKGVDVKSDDDVEIEILNIDPQEKKIGLSIRAVSKGSNRQLPDSEALT
- the sppA gene encoding signal peptide peptidase SppA; this encodes MKKRSVIIGLLATVGIFAVFFLFTVIGLFVAQGGNTFKFGDKIGVVEITGVITDSRYINEKIIEYGERDDIKAIILRIDSPGGGVGPSQEIYKEVKRVKEKKKVVVSMGSVAASGGYYIAAAGERIFANPGTLTGSIGVVMEFANIEGLLSKIGLTGYVVKSGEYKDIGSPVRKMTDKEKRLLQSVIDNVHEQFVQAVSEGRSIELSRVKNIADGRIFTGDQAKKLGLVDELGSLTDAIDAAAKMAGIKGKPIVIYPQKRGMSLWDIMFSEDALSQIVRMLKSSYELSTISYR
- a CDS encoding integration host factor subunit beta; translation: MTKSDLIGCISEKVKNFTPRDVELIVNSIFTSMSESLMNGEKIEIRGFGSFKIKHRNARKGRNPKTGALVDVPAKKVPFFKVGKELKEMMNKE
- a CDS encoding HIT domain-containing protein: MERIWAPWRMEFILSSKKTEGCIFCKDLEPPKGLLIYKDSLSGVLLNKYPYNNGHLLVFPARHTGQIEDLSDEESRGIFSLIQRCILILKQELKPDGFNIGLNLGKAAGAGIEDHLHFHIVPRWNGDNNFMPVIAETKVMPEHLNLTYNKLKPYFNRL
- a CDS encoding DUF3883 domain-containing protein, whose protein sequence is MSVNYGFDIQAETSDGAPIQVEVKGVSGEQDVELTGNEAAAADRYKKSFYLCAEL
- a CDS encoding DUF58 domain-containing protein, which encodes MLSHELLENIKNLELRTRRLVDSFMVGEYFSVFKGRGLEFYEMREYQYGDDIRAIDWKTTARTDKPFVKVSVEERELPVMFLADMSGSIDFGSMGRLKKDLMLEVIAFLGIAAIKRNNPVGLIGFAERVQIFHAVKKGRKNLLSILAGLMSAKYSSRTDIRVGIDALYHAAIKKGLVFLLSDFMDIDYELALKTAAKKYDIVPVVLTDPFEETLPDAGFIDIKDSETGMEMVVDSTDKRFRDWFHNNTNKQKRERQRIFSDAGLAYIEVRTDMTWTKPIRDFFYRRQGARS
- a CDS encoding MoxR family ATPase → MPYSDIEINKKVKEEAIFFEKIKKEVGKVIVGHGHMIDRLLMALLTNEHILIEGVPGLAKTLTIKTLADVMHLQFSRIQFTPDLLPSDLIGVIIYDHKQGEFIPKKGPVFANIVLADEINRSPAKVQSALLQAMQERQVTLGDFTYPLDEPFMILATQNPIELEGTYALPEAQLDRFMFKIRIDYPTIEEEKEIMERMSISSTAYNPFKICVASDILQGVEKVATKDEIARARSILDTIYMDDSVKDYIVRLVRATRNGADFGLKGMIEYGSSPRGSIFLNKASKANAFLQGRGYVLPDDVKAVVPDVLRHRLILSYEAEAKAVTADDVVKEILSKVKVP
- a CDS encoding 4Fe-4S binding protein codes for the protein MKIDLLKNHTLNHLLKKRPFQLSLQVPFVLLFALLVFAGLYGTSLGSNNIATVITWTIWWGGLIFTFPLIGRAWCLVCPWAAISDWVQRLAFWKKKEIGLALDKKFPIWLRNMYPVIISFLIITWAEFYFSAVSNPKNTAYIAIIFLIAAVLISIIFERRSFCRYLCPIGGMIGVYSRFSFLELRARDKVVCRACNTKDCINGNEKGYGCPVFEYPEAMDTNTYCVLCTECIKTCPKDNIALNLRPITRELSMPADSQLDESLMILAAFAIVIFHGITMIPPWFQWTDLIMLNTGIEPYALVTIALFTFVMITIFIYSIFVFFTPHSSPLTPHPFIAFAYPLIPLALFFHLSHNVFHLFGEGKNLIIVSSDPFGWGWNLFGTRGLKLEPIISFNMIYYLEIALAMIGFIYAIYLTYKTSLQDFEGKGLVSMTIMILCLTVIYIIMLNQPMVMRMG